The proteins below are encoded in one region of Cloacibacillus sp.:
- a CDS encoding thiolase family protein: MEKVVIVSAVRTPFDKFGGPMKGENTVALGSFVVKEAMERAAVDPADVEETYIGINMPTANRSIARQISLAAGMPPEANSTTVDRACCSSMVAIAMAKRAIELGDAKVTVGGGSENMSNVPYFVEDLRWGKRLGDIVLKDIMVVSCPYTGEPRAKQAGEVALQYGISREMQDEWAYRSQMLYQDAFKAGKFKDEIKPYVLHTKKGDVVISEDQSPRPDTTLEGLAKLKTVNQSPTVTAGNAPGLNTGASALVLMSESEAARRGLKPLATIVAHAQASGHPKYIATIPAFAAQKVLAKAGMTIDQMDIIEINEAFAVMPLASTILLGEEDPAKVEAIRAKTNINGGAIAIGHPTGATGGRLVMTMAYELQRRGGGYGLCTICGGVGESEAFIIKV, from the coding sequence ATGGAAAAGGTAGTCATAGTATCAGCTGTACGTACGCCATTCGATAAATTCGGCGGCCCGATGAAGGGCGAAAACACGGTAGCCCTCGGATCATTCGTCGTAAAAGAGGCCATGGAGCGCGCCGCGGTCGATCCCGCGGATGTGGAAGAGACATACATCGGCATCAATATGCCCACGGCGAACCGCTCGATCGCCCGTCAGATATCACTCGCCGCGGGCATGCCGCCCGAAGCGAACTCGACAACCGTCGACCGCGCCTGCTGCTCGTCGATGGTAGCCATCGCGATGGCAAAACGCGCGATCGAACTCGGCGACGCCAAGGTAACGGTGGGCGGCGGCTCGGAAAACATGAGCAACGTCCCCTACTTCGTGGAAGACCTGCGCTGGGGAAAGCGCCTTGGCGACATCGTCCTTAAAGACATCATGGTCGTATCCTGCCCCTACACCGGGGAACCGCGCGCGAAGCAGGCGGGAGAGGTCGCCCTTCAGTACGGTATCAGCCGCGAAATGCAGGACGAATGGGCCTACCGCAGCCAGATGCTCTATCAGGATGCCTTCAAGGCCGGTAAATTCAAGGATGAGATAAAGCCCTATGTCCTTCACACGAAAAAAGGAGACGTCGTGATCTCCGAAGACCAGTCGCCGCGTCCCGACACGACTCTTGAAGGGCTCGCGAAGCTCAAGACCGTCAACCAGAGCCCGACCGTCACCGCGGGCAACGCTCCCGGACTCAACACGGGCGCCAGCGCGCTCGTGCTCATGAGCGAAAGCGAAGCGGCGCGCCGCGGACTGAAGCCCCTGGCGACGATCGTGGCCCACGCCCAGGCCTCGGGACACCCCAAATACATCGCGACAATCCCGGCCTTCGCCGCTCAGAAGGTGCTCGCCAAAGCCGGCATGACCATCGACCAGATGGATATCATTGAGATCAACGAAGCCTTCGCGGTCATGCCCCTAGCCTCCACGATACTGCTTGGAGAAGAGGACCCCGCGAAAGTCGAAGCGATCCGCGCCAAGACGAACATCAACGGCGGCGCGATCGCCATCGGCCACCCGACGGGAGCCACAGGCGGACGCCTCGTAATGACGATGGCCTACGAACTCCAGCGCCGCGGCGGCGGATACGGCCTCTGCACGATCTGCGGCGGCGTCGGCGAGAGCGAAGCCTTTATAATCAAAGTCTAA
- a CDS encoding CoA transferase: protein MTGILEGVKVLGIEQQVAGPTCTMMLADQGAEVIKVERPGSGDTAREIAPMLKNDKGEAQSGYFARFNRSKKSVTIDMQSPEGQAVLWDLIKDTEIIIENVKPGLMDKLGFTYEKIKEVNPGVIYVAISGFGRSKKYEGPYAKRLAYDIITQAMAGLMHTCGSDPQGPPTWLGFALGDSGTGVYAAYAAMLGYINKLRTGKGEYFDVSMYDCMIALAERSHNVYAFTGNVVTRGPDKLIAPWGPFKCKDGYVAIIVPTESMWKKFLTAIGHLELLDNPDIQSGPGRGAHMETLIRPVINEWLADKTKIEACEIFMAQGLPCGPVQNAEDVAHDEHTKKREMLVKIPDPVVGELTVVGCPIKMEEHETSYSALPDLGADTDEVLKRLGYSDERIAGLHDKKVI, encoded by the coding sequence ATGACAGGGATACTTGAAGGAGTTAAGGTACTTGGCATAGAGCAGCAGGTCGCGGGACCGACCTGTACGATGATGCTCGCCGACCAGGGAGCGGAGGTCATCAAGGTCGAACGCCCCGGAAGCGGAGACACCGCGCGCGAGATAGCGCCGATGCTCAAGAATGACAAAGGAGAGGCGCAGAGCGGATACTTCGCGCGCTTCAACCGCAGCAAAAAGAGCGTGACGATCGATATGCAGTCCCCCGAGGGACAGGCCGTTCTCTGGGACCTCATCAAAGATACCGAAATAATAATCGAGAACGTGAAACCTGGACTGATGGACAAGCTGGGCTTCACCTACGAAAAGATCAAAGAGGTCAACCCCGGCGTCATCTACGTAGCCATCAGCGGCTTTGGACGTTCAAAGAAATACGAAGGCCCCTATGCGAAACGCCTCGCCTATGACATCATCACTCAGGCGATGGCGGGACTCATGCACACCTGCGGCAGCGACCCGCAGGGACCGCCGACCTGGCTCGGCTTCGCCCTCGGCGACTCCGGCACCGGCGTCTACGCGGCCTACGCGGCGATGCTCGGATACATCAACAAGCTGCGCACCGGCAAGGGAGAATACTTCGACGTCTCGATGTACGACTGCATGATCGCCCTCGCCGAGCGTTCGCACAACGTTTACGCCTTTACCGGCAACGTCGTTACACGCGGCCCGGACAAGCTTATCGCCCCCTGGGGCCCCTTCAAGTGCAAGGACGGCTATGTGGCGATCATCGTGCCCACGGAGTCGATGTGGAAAAAGTTCCTCACCGCCATCGGCCACCTGGAGCTGCTCGACAACCCCGATATCCAGTCCGGTCCCGGACGCGGCGCCCATATGGAGACCCTCATCCGCCCGGTCATCAACGAATGGCTCGCCGACAAGACGAAGATAGAGGCCTGTGAAATATTCATGGCTCAGGGACTTCCCTGCGGACCGGTGCAGAACGCCGAGGACGTCGCTCATGACGAGCACACCAAAAAGCGCGAGATGCTCGTTAAGATACCCGATCCCGTCGTCGGAGAACTCACCGTCGTCGGCTGCCCGATCAAGATGGAAGAACATGAGACCTCCTACAGCGCGCTGCCGGATCTTGGCGCCGATACGGACGAAGTGCTGAAAAGACTTGGATACTCGGACGAGCGCATCGCCGGGCTGCACGACAAAAAGGTCATATAA